AGATGCATTAGGGTACTTCAGTCTGGCCTGAGCGTAGCTTATGGAAGAGAAGGGTTTATTtgtagcttacagttttgaggggcagTTTTATCATGACAAGAAAAGCagagcaggagcagacagctgggtgtcaTATCTCTgcagcagcagagaggaagcagagggacaCCTCATTGGTGCAAAATAGTGACTCAGAGTTATGCAGATGAAACAATGACCACAGCAGGGACTGCAACCCTGATGTCTGCCAGGATTTATTACTAGAGTTTACATGACAACGTCATGGAATAGCTCTCACTTTGCTTGTAAAGCACCCAGAGATCAAGGGAACTAGGTTCAAGGTCTGTTCACATTATCTTGTTGCTGCTATTTTTCATATAACTATCTGAGAACCCAGGAAATGTCCTTGGTGTTTTCCCTCTAGCATACCAATAATGAGAACAGCACATTCTGAGAGTCTACCCAAGGGTGGACTCATGTACATGTCCTTTTCCCGTATGAATGTGGCCTTTGAGGGGGTCCCTCAACTGGTTATTCTCTTTATGTGAGTCTTCTACAGAGAAAGTGAGCTAGCTGTGGCAACACAGACCATCCAGACAAAAACATAAATTGAGGAACCTTGGAGTTAAATGAGATCATAAAGTAAACACTTAACAAATGTGTATAGAAcattccaccaaaaaaaaacccaaacattaCAATATATGTTATTTTCAGTGGTCCATGGGAATTACTATAAAACAGAACACATATTAGGTCCTAAAGCAAGtctcaacaaatataggaaagtTGAAATTACTCCTTGAATTTTATCTGATCATAAtacaataaaactagaaattaacagcaagaaAATACTACAGAAAACACACAAATGCATTGAGATTAAACAACCCACCATTGAATAATGAATGAGTCATTAAAGAGATTGAGAgccgggtatgatggcacatgtctttaatcccagcactcaggaggcagaagttggtgggtcactgtgagtttgagtctaccctgagactacatagtgaattccagatcagccaggactagaaagcaagaacctaccttgaaaaaccaaaccaaaacaacaacaacaacaacaacaaaaccagaaaaagaaaaaataaattgagaagaaaatcaaaaatttcCAAGAATTGAcggaaaataaaaacacaacattcTAAAACCTATGGAGCATAAttaaggtagtcctaagagggaagtgcCTGTATTACAAAACAGAAATCTCTGATAAATAACCTGATGATACACCTGAAggcctggaaaaagaagaacaaacctAACCCAAAAAGgaatagacaaaaagaaataattaagatcaagaCAGAAACCAATAAAATCGAAATGACAACTATAAAaggaatttctgggctggagagatggctcattggttaagatacttacctgcaaaacctgacgacccaagttcagttccccagtactcatgtaaagccagatgcgcaaagtggcagatgcatctacagttcatttgcagtggctagaggccctggtacatctattttttctccctctctcaccttgcaaatcaatcaatcattcaataaataaataagatactttttaaaaaagaattgctgaaagaagagctgtttctttgaagatagacaagattgacaaactcttaggcaaactaaccaaaagaaatCAAGAGACGACCCAAGTCAATGAGTTTCAGAGATAAAAAAGGAATCATtaattataacagataccaatgGAATCAGGAAAATCACAAGGACATAGTTTTGAAATCTTGATTCCataaaattcaaaaatctaaaagaaatgaatgaatttctagATGTGTATGAACTACCAAAGTTAAAAAATGACCTACCAAAGAGTTGAGAGAAATAACTTAAGTAGATATATAACAAGCAAGGAGGTCAGAGTGGTAATGGtaataacaataaagaaaaagcTCCCAGCCATAAAAAGtacaggtccagatggattcactgcagcAGAATTCAGACAGATATTTAAAGAACAGAAGTCAATCAAATCATTTAatgaaataggaaaggaagggatGCTCCCAACTTCataaaaacaagacagagaaccaaaaaaagacaaaactataGACCAATGTTCCCTGATAAACACAGATTAAAAACAGTTTCAATGAAACACTTGCAAACTGAATATCAACATATCAAAAGATCATTCATCTCAATCAAGTTGGCTTCATTCCATAGGTGCAGCAATGGTTCAACAtacttaattaaatttatttatgagagagaggggggtgggggagggagagagaatgggtacaccaggccctccagccaccacaaagaaactccagatgcatgtgccaccatgtgcatctggcttacatggatcctgggggcattgaacctgggtcctctggctttgtaggcaagtgctttaaccactaaaccatctctccagccccaaggtacttaattaaataaatgtgAAAGACCACATAGATAGgaccaaagaaagaaatcacatgatcatttcagtttcatgtagaaaaggcctttggtaAAATTCTCCATGATACCTCTCCATGTTAAAATCCTAGGGATggagggaacatatctcaacatgatAATGACTATGTATAATAAACCGAAGCCAGgaatgatgacacacacctttaatccagcactcaggaagcagaggtaggaggatcatgtgagttcaaaaccagcctgggactacagagtgagtgctaggtcagcctgagctagagtgagaccctacttaaaaacaaaacaaaacaaaaaagtcttatAGCCAACATCATGCTAAATAGAGAAAGATCAGAATTAGGaaagtgtgtccattctctgaaCTTCTATTTAAAACAGTGCTTGAAATCTTATCTACAGtgataagaaaagagaaagaaataaaaggcattcAAATAGGAACGGCAGGAACCAaactatccttatttgcagatgatattagTCTATATATGAaaccctaaagattccacaaaaaaataaaactgttagagctgataaacattttcaGCCAAGTGGCAGAGTACAAAATCATCACATAAAAATTAATAGCTTTCTTAAATACCAACAACAaatatgctgaaaaaaaaaaaacagggaaattGTCCCATTCACAATAATCACAAAAGTAATGAACTATCTTCTAATTtccctaaccaagaaagtgaaagactaatacaatgaaaactttaaaatgctgAAGAAAGGTACCAGAAGAttgaaagatctcccatgctaaTGGACTAgaataattaatattgtgaaaatggtcattctaccaaaagcaatatgcagatttgaTGGAATCTCAATTAAAAGTCCAgaaccattcttcacagaaatataaaaattcttaGCATTCATAGAAGCCTAAAAGATTCCAGATAGTCAAAACTATCctcataaagctggatgtggtggcacatgactttaataccagcatttgggaggcagagacaggaagatcactatgagttcaagggcaccctgagactacatagttaatttcaggtcagcctgggctagagtgagaccctaccttgaaaaaccaaaaaccaaaaaccaaaaccaaccaaacaaacaaaaaagtatcctcagcaaaaagaatactACTAAAgtgtcaccatacttgattttaagttatgctacagagccatagtaataaaaacaggaggatgtggtggcaaacacctttaatcccccagtactcagcagactgaggtatgaggatctctgtgaattccacgccaccctgagactacatagtgattttctggtcagcctgggttacagcaagatcctacctcaaaaatccaaaaataaaaaatattactgTCACAAAACAAACATGTAAATCAGCAGAATAAAATACAGGATCGAGGCATAAATAAGTCCATGTGAATACATCTACCTGATTtatgacacacaaaaaaatgccaaaaagtacacattggagaaaagacagaatcttcaataAACCACGTTGGGGAAACTAGATATCTGCATGCTGAATGAAACTAGACCAatatctctcaccctgcacaaaactcaactccaaatggatcaaagactttaatgaAAGAGCTGAAACTCAGAAgcagctagaggaaaaaggaagaggtACACTTCAAGACACAGGTGTAGGGAAGAACTTTTTGAGTAGAACCCTGGTTTCCTAGGATATAAGGCAAATCATCAATAAATAGGACCttgtgaaactaaaaagctattgtatagCAAAGGAAGCCATCAACCAAATCAAGAGGCAGCCTatagaatggtagaaaatctttgtTAATTATGCATCTTATAGAGGAtttatatctagaatatacaaataaataaaaaaaaaccgtaaatatcaagaaaatagggttggagagatgattaagcagttaaggcacttacctgcaaagcctaaggacccaggttcaattccctaatctccatataagccagatgtacaaggtggcacatgcatctggagttcatttgcggtggctatagaggctgtggtgcacccattctctcactctctctctctccctttctctgtctctaacaaataaataaaaaataactcaaaaaagaaaataaataaccccttcaaaaaatgggctatgaagctgaACAGAGAGGTCTCAAGAGAAGAAATCAAACggtcaacaaatattttaaaagtggtcAGCATCCATAGccatcaggaaatgcaaattaagactattttgagatttcatctcacttcagtcagaatggcaatcatcaagaaaacaattgacagctaatgctggtgaggatatggaggaAGGGGATCCcttactcactgttggtgggagtgtaaactggtacagccactatggaaaccagtgtggaggttctttaaAAAGCTAAAGATAGAACTAATGTATGACCTAGGCATACTACTTCTGAACTTATACCCAAGGAACTCTATGCCTACTCTAAGGAGACTTGCATATCCATCTTTATTGTtgctattcacaataggtagggaATGGAACCCGGATGTCCACCAACTGATGAACTGGATTTAAAAAATGTGGCctaggagtggagagatggcttagcgattaaagtgcttgcctgtgaagactaaggacccaggtttgactctccagagcccacataggccagatgtacaaggtgacacgtgcgcataaggttgcacatgggcacaaggtggcacaagcatctgtagttcaattgtggtggctagaggccctggtgtgccaattctctctcactctctctcccttgttttctctctctcactctttcgtaaaataaaaaataataaaaatgtggtatatatacataatggaattttattctgctatacagaaaagaataaattatgaaatttaaggaaaatggAATTGGAAAAAATTATATGGAGTGAGATAATCAGATTCTAAAACTCAGACATCACTGATTTTTCCTCTTGTGCAGATTCTGGCTTCGAATCTGCAGAGCTGTGAGTACAACTTGGAGTGTTTCCAGAGGCCCGAAGGGTGGAAAAGGGCTGGGAGGTGGCAGCGTCAGGCAGGGAAGCCTTGAGGGGGAAAGACCGTGGACTGCAAATGATACGAAAACGAggtgcggggtgggggtgggggccggTGCTGGGGTTGGAAAGGGTTAAGCAGAGATAACGATGGAAGCATGGTAAGTACAGGGAGTTAGGACAGAGTTAATGAAAACAAAGGAGATATGAAAAAGCCTTATGAAAACCTACTATTCTGTAAGCTTAGTTTTAAAAGTATACAAATAGAGAAAATAGAATGAACTGAGGTGCCTATATAGATGACAGTGCTGCTCCTAGTAGCCATGGACTATCAATCCTATCGGTGCTAGATATGGGATACCTCCCaaggagttgttggtcaggggaGACTCTGAGACCTCCCCACCCAAGAACAAGACAGGCTATTGCCATGGCCCTTGGCTGGCCTCCAGagctgaaaggtaagaccctgttgctgaagacagcacactCCTTGGGTGcaggacatggagaaatcaagttggagttGAGGCAGAAGCTTCCTTCCCGACGACTAGTTTgcatagtgccagaaggtgatgtcaTCAACAATATCACCCAGTGGGGAATCCTACATTCTACAATATGGTCCCATCAGGTAAGATGTGCCCTCCAGTGAGctagtggcatgactattatggggATAACCAATGGCTCTGTAATTAGATGTGAGATTTTCTCCACAAGTGGGAATTTGTGCCCGGTATTGAAAATGTCAAAGCCCATGTCTGGGGAGAAGGTAGGCCCTAGAAAAGAACCTTCTTTTGCTGTATTATAACCAACTGGATATGTTGTCATATTGCCTCATAGGTATTTATCTTTATACTCACAGATCAGCCCTTGTCAGTTAAGCTTTTGTTCctgttgcattttttaaatttacattttactAGACAGTGAGAGCTGGTCCATGGAGAGAATCATAATTTttcaagtgctgaaaataagtggctTTCACAGGACATATATACCAACCATCTATGTCTCAAGGAACAACATGGAagatgaggcagagagaatagtAGAGCTGGAGGGTGAGGCGGGATGTGTGGAACTGTGGCATAAGACCATTGCACTGATAAAACACCACCTGTGGTCACCTGCACAAGATCTGCTCATGATGGGACCAGTCAACATTCTGTTATAGATTAGGGAGGAGCTTGGAGGCCATGCCCTTCTCTAATGAGATTATGGCTGTTAAGGGTTGCCAGGGAGGGGGAGTCATTGATGAGAAAGGGTACAGTGAACCTGAAGGGGGCAAGGAAGGGTAATGTGGGGTACATGTGATTAAAATGTactatgcatgtatgaaaatatcaattaGAATTAGAACTCCCATGTGTTTCAGCATTTCCATTTTGGGGTGTGTATCCAAAGGATATGAAATCCTGATGTTGCAAAGCTATCTGCATTGCCATGCTTAGTGCTGTGTTActtgtagtggctaaggcatggcatgtatggtgtatgcacaatGGAATGCTATTGGACTTTAGTATGGTGTACGCACAATGAAATGCTATTGGAGTTTAGAAAGGGAACCCTGCCATCTGTGGCAGAGTGCATAAACCCAGAGAACGtggtgctaagtgaaataagctaaGCACAGCAGGACAAATACTGCACAGCATCACTTACAGGTGGAATCTGAGGAAGATCCACCTTATACAAGCATTGAGTAGAAGGGTGGATGCCAGGGACTGTgggtgggggagaaaatggggagataggaaagacaaagaggagagggatgaaggaagagagagagggagggaaaaagacataaagagagaaGGAACTGAAGAAGGAGAGTCTAGAAAGGGGGGAGgttgagagggaagaagagagagagaacagataacAAACAGGGCCAGGCCATGACACATTAAGGTCTATCCCCAGTAACATGCTTCCTTCAGCAAAGTTCTACCTCCCGAAAGTTCCACAACTTTCATAAGCTGGGACTGAGTCTTCAAACCtcagcctatgggggacattttacattcaaaccaccacactcaggcaTGGAATGTTTTACCCACACGAGGTTGTGAACAGTGTGTTGTTCTGGTCTGAGCAACAGTAGAGGGTGAGAAGTTGGGGCCCAGAGAGCAGCAGCAGGTCTTATGAGGAGTCCCAccagggagaggggaaaggaggaggcAGTGGGACTCCAGAGCCGAACCCCAACAGACAGGTCGggcattgtctggagtttgtcttgaCTGTGGGAGCCAACTTTTCTTTCCTTGGCTGTCTAGGAAGCTGAGGTGGAAGTCAACTCTCTAGGAAAACCTGCTTCCAGGAATTTCCAGCAGAACTTCTGACTTGGGTGAAGTGACCTCAAAGGTCACTGTGCGAATATGATGGTGGCACTAAGGCCTGCTGTTGGCATCATCAGCCACAGGGCAGTGACACAGAAAGGCAGTGACAAGGTGACCAGAATATATACTACGGCATCCTGGGAAGAAGGCTCCTGGCCACTTTGCAGAGTCCACGACCCTGGGTCTCTGGACTAGGTACTCCCCTCCCTTTAGGGGCTCTCCTTGTTTGTAAAGGAATTGGCAGTGACCCAACTGTCCCCTTCATCAGGCTGACATGAGGACTCATTGAGTCATCTAGCCAACTGTTCAGAATGGCATGCACCTAGAATGCAGCATATACTTGGCAACAGTTGGCTATGATTGAAATCCTTAGGTCACcaggcaggggagagggaaggaaggctaGCTAGTGGGTTCCAGGGAGGCCAGTGGGAGCTCAGAGGATGGCGTCAAAGGCCTGGGCAGAGTTGGTGGTAACAGCTGGCCTGGGAGGGACACCAGACAATGATGTCCTAAACTCATCTCTGTGTATCCCTGGCTCTGTCCGGATCACAGTTACTTTATATCCAAAGCTGGAGGGCGTTGAGTTCAGGCCACTGGCTTCTTGTGAGCTTGGACTTCTCCATGACTTGGGTCCTTCTGCCTGAGGTAGGCTCCAGAGCCTGGGAAATAGGGTGGGATATGTGTACCCCTGAAGACAGGGAACTCAGGAATTCCTTCCAGCTGTCTTCAATCCTACTTTTCTCTCAACCCACCCAGCTCCCCAAGAAGCCCTGCTCATGGCTACTGAGGATGGACACACGGACACTGCATTCTGTGAGTAGCATCTTTATTCAGGAACAGCTGTCTGGAGGCCAAACCCTCTTCCAGCCTTGTATCCCATTGTCTGGCCCCAGATCCAGTTGTCCTGAGAAGGTGGTGATGGCACCTGAGTGTGGACGTGTGGGCTGGGTGGTCGGCATTCAGGTTGGGCTCCTCTAGACACACAGGGTGGTCTCAGAGGCAGCCGGTACAGGCAACATTCACACACAGCTCACAGTCGTCGGTGGCGATGGTCCCTGGGGAGACAAGGATGGACAGTAGCACCTGAACCTTGGGGATCTGTGGTCACAGGGAGCTGCAGGCCAAGCTGCAGAGAGGGGTTCCTGGGAGGAGAGCCTGGCTTCCTCACAGAGGAAGAGCAAGAAGCTTGGGACTCAGAATGAGGGACTAGGTGCCTAGATTCCCCTCAGGGTGCTGTCATTCCTAGCAGAAACAGAGTGAGGCACTCTGTGTGCCCAGTTTTTTTTATCTGCTATATGGGCCAGTCCACCTGACCAAGTGCTGTAGGAGGGAACGCAGGCCAAGGGACAGATCCATGATCTATTCAGAGCAGGGGCTCAGCAAATGTCTGCTGGTCACTAGTTTGAGCTCTTCTGCATCCCCCTGATTTCAACTGAGCTGTCACCTCCCCTTGGGAGCCCCTCAGAGCCTCAGCCAGCTCAGTGTGCCCCATTACATGCACACATTCAACTCTGTGGGTCTGTTCCTCACATCCATGAGGCTTTTGAGGGGCTTCCCAGAACTCTTGGGGTTCCTGGCTTATCTGACTCACTGTGCCCAAACTAGGGCAGTTCTGGGGAAGGCAAGAAGGAGCTGGGACACTTGAACCTAAGCTGTCCACAACCACAGGGTGCTGAACAGAAACAACTCGCAGTGCAGGAGCTAGGTGGGCAGGGTATggatgcaaaggtaggatgatcccAGGGAGGCTGGGGTGCTTACTCAAGCCCTTGAGAAGGCTGGCAGCATTCTCAGAGGCACAGatgggctggaggtcctggggcaaGGCCGGGTGGTGGCATACAGGAGGCTGTAGGTTTTTGTCCTGTAGGTGGAGGCTGGACACCTGCTGCTCCTCCAGGGCACTTAGCTCCTTCACTGATTCCAGCTTGACTTGGAAGCCTTGGTACTGAGGGGAGGAAGGATGAGAAGCCCTCAAACTCTGGCCAGGGGGCCAGGGTTCTTGGACCCCATAGATCTCCTGGAATAGTCTCTGGGCTCATGAAGAAGAGTCCAGGGCATGCTTGAAAGAGCAGCCTGGTGGGAGGGAAGCGGCATGTAATCTCCCACCATCATCTGAAGCCCTATATGGCATCGGCTTTCAGGAGCCTGCCAGGAAGTACATGCTAGGCTGTGGAGCACTGACTCTGCCTcaagtcctacctctgccccaacCGACTGCACGTGTCTTCCCCGTCTGACCTTGCATTcccttctgggggtggggggcagctggCTTCAGGCACACCAGCCCAAAGGATTCTGTCCCTGCGCCGGCCTGGTGACGCGATGGCAGCTCTTAACTGGCCAGACTAACTCTTTCAACCTGCCTTGGATTCCTTTGTTCTTCTCCAGGGAACCCTGCCAGATCACAGATGCCAAGACTTCCCATTACATTCAGCAAGGAAAATGGCATCCCACACAGGCCTGATaccatatttccctcccatcTCATGGTCCCTGGAAGGACAGTGAAGCCCCTGTCCCCCCGTCCCTGGCCTGCCACCTTCCACTCATCCTGCAGAGAACACAAGGCTCCCCAGCAGGGAAACCGCTTGtcactattcttttttatttttaaatatattttatttatttacttatttgagagcgagaaagaggcagaaagagagatgggggagggtggcaatgggcacgccaggccctccagccactgcaagcaaactccagatatgcgcGTCACCTTGTGTCACTATTCTTTTCACACGTGGTGTGAACACAGAGTTGGACGCATAAAAGCAGTCTCTCCTCCCTCTGGGCTCCTCCCGGGCAGGCTCGGGTATTCTACCATGACCATGTGACTGACCCAAGCTCAAAGGGGAACAGAGCTGACTAAACAGCAGCTTGTTTTCAACACCCCCATCACCAAAGCTAcagacaccccccacccccacccgctGCTGTCTCAGTCTCAGCTGTGAACAGGTGCGGGGCCGGGTCTTGGGTCATTCAGGTAGagagcaggctggcctggacctcacctTGATGTCGACACACTGTGAACTCTGCAGCACCAACAGGAGGACCATGGCTGTCCCCAGCAGGTACCCCGACATGGTCTTGCAGCCCATCTTGCTCCTCTGTGTtcctgtcgctgctgctg
The genomic region above belongs to Jaculus jaculus isolate mJacJac1 chromosome 5, mJacJac1.mat.Y.cur, whole genome shotgun sequence and contains:
- the Guca2b gene encoding guanylate cyclase activator 2B: MGCKTMSGYLLGTAMVLLLVLQSSQCVDIKYQGFQVKLESVKELSALEEQQVSSLHLQDKNLQPPVCHHPALPQDLQPICASENAASLLKGLRTIATDDCELCVNVACTGCL